From Chromohalobacter canadensis, one genomic window encodes:
- the ruvC gene encoding crossover junction endodeoxyribonuclease RuvC, with the protein MILLGIDPGSRITGYGVVDVSSATPRYVASGCIRIKSDQLAQKLAQVYAGIGELIGVHRPHEIAIEQVFMSKNADSALKLGQARGTAIVCAANHGLEVFEYAPTQIKQAVTGTGAGTKDQVQHMVTAILGLDGTPQADAADALAIALTHAYARQGRSLSAARGRRRSGSRQRWRDFRPD; encoded by the coding sequence ATGATCCTGCTGGGGATCGATCCAGGGTCGCGCATCACCGGCTACGGTGTCGTCGATGTCTCCTCGGCGACGCCGCGGTACGTCGCCAGCGGCTGCATCCGCATCAAGAGTGACCAACTGGCCCAGAAGCTTGCCCAGGTATATGCCGGCATCGGCGAGTTGATCGGCGTGCATCGTCCGCATGAAATCGCCATCGAGCAGGTCTTCATGTCCAAGAATGCCGACTCCGCACTCAAGCTGGGGCAGGCACGCGGCACGGCCATCGTTTGCGCCGCCAATCATGGCCTCGAGGTTTTCGAGTACGCTCCTACCCAGATCAAGCAGGCGGTCACCGGTACCGGCGCGGGGACCAAAGATCAAGTACAGCATATGGTGACGGCGATTCTAGGGCTCGACGGCACGCCACAGGCCGATGCCGCCGACGCACTGGCCATCGCCCTGACGCATGCCTATGCCCGCCAGGGACGCTCGCTATCAGCGGCACGAGGGCGGCGTCGAAGCGGTTCCCGTCAGCGTTGGCGGGACTTTCGCCCCGACTGA
- the ruvA gene encoding Holliday junction branch migration protein RuvA — protein sequence MIGRLRGTLLEKQPPWIVVDVGGVGYELETSMTTLLALPAVGEEVQLHTHMAVREDAHLLYGFARGEERQLFRALIKVNGVGPKLALAILSGMDQEAFIRCVMEDDSKALTRLPGVGKKTADRLVVEMRDRFPHWQLEQENGLHALELGASPAAPAADPFADAESALVALGYKPNEASRMLSGLDASLSTEGLIKAALTRKMAG from the coding sequence ATGATTGGACGCTTGCGTGGCACCCTGCTGGAAAAACAACCGCCGTGGATCGTCGTCGACGTCGGCGGCGTCGGCTATGAGTTGGAGACCTCTATGACCACCTTGCTGGCATTGCCGGCGGTGGGCGAAGAAGTGCAGCTCCACACGCATATGGCGGTGCGTGAGGACGCGCATCTGCTGTATGGCTTCGCACGCGGCGAAGAACGTCAACTTTTTCGCGCCCTGATCAAGGTCAACGGGGTAGGGCCCAAGCTTGCCTTGGCGATTCTCTCCGGCATGGATCAGGAAGCCTTCATCCGCTGCGTCATGGAAGACGACAGCAAGGCGCTGACACGCCTACCCGGCGTCGGCAAGAAAACCGCCGATCGCTTGGTCGTGGAAATGCGAGACCGCTTCCCCCATTGGCAACTCGAGCAGGAAAACGGGTTGCATGCCCTTGAGTTGGGTGCCTCACCCGCAGCACCTGCGGCCGATCCTTTCGCCGATGCGGAATCGGCCCTCGTCGCCTTGGGCTACAAACCCAACGAAGCCTCGCGCATGCTGTCCGGGCTGGACGCTAGCCTCTCCACGGAAGGCCTGATCAAAGCCGCCCTGACACGCAAGATGGCAGGTTAA
- the ruvB gene encoding Holliday junction branch migration DNA helicase RuvB — MIDTDRLIAAQPQGSEVHVDHAIRPQRLAEYIGQPRVREQMDIFISAARQRSDSLDHTLIFGPPGLGKTTLANIIAAEMEVDIKSTSGPVLERAGDLAAMLTNLQAGDVLFIDEIHRLPASVEEVLYPAMEDYQLDIMIGEGPAARSIKLDLPAFTLVGATTRAGLLTSPLRDRFGIVQRLEFYAVDELTEIVVRSAHLLGVEADREGAAEIARRARGTPRIANRLLRRVRDFAEVRGDGRLNEEIADQALNMLHVDRHGLDHMDRRLLMAMIEKFDGGPVGVDSLAAAISEERDTIEDVLEPYLIQQGFMMRTARGRVVTRLAYEHFGLTPTDAVVAPSLDDRRQEGDA, encoded by the coding sequence ATGATCGATACCGACCGTCTGATCGCGGCGCAACCTCAGGGCAGCGAGGTGCACGTGGATCATGCCATTCGTCCGCAGCGACTGGCCGAGTACATCGGCCAGCCCCGCGTGCGCGAGCAGATGGATATCTTCATCAGCGCGGCCCGTCAGCGCAGCGACAGCCTTGATCATACCCTGATATTCGGGCCACCTGGCCTTGGCAAGACCACGTTGGCCAACATCATCGCCGCCGAGATGGAGGTCGATATCAAATCGACTTCCGGCCCCGTGCTCGAGCGCGCCGGCGACCTCGCTGCCATGCTCACCAATCTGCAAGCCGGTGATGTGCTGTTCATCGACGAGATCCATCGCCTTCCCGCCTCGGTGGAAGAGGTGCTGTATCCCGCGATGGAGGATTATCAGCTCGATATCATGATCGGCGAAGGCCCCGCCGCGCGTTCCATCAAGCTCGACCTGCCTGCTTTCACCCTGGTGGGCGCTACCACGCGTGCGGGGCTGCTCACATCGCCGCTGCGCGATCGTTTCGGCATCGTACAACGACTGGAATTCTACGCAGTCGACGAGTTGACCGAGATCGTGGTGCGTTCGGCGCATTTGTTGGGGGTCGAGGCCGACCGTGAAGGTGCGGCCGAAATTGCCCGCCGCGCGCGGGGCACGCCACGCATCGCCAATCGTCTGCTGAGACGTGTGCGCGACTTCGCCGAAGTACGCGGCGACGGTCGCCTTAACGAAGAAATTGCCGATCAGGCTCTCAACATGCTGCATGTCGACCGCCATGGACTGGACCACATGGACCGACGTCTGTTGATGGCGATGATTGAGAAGTTCGATGGCGGCCCGGTCGGTGTAGACAGCCTGGCGGCCGCGATCAGCGAGGAACGCGACACGATCGAGGATGTCCTAGAACCGTACCTGATCCAGCAGGGGTTCATGATGCGCACCGCGCGTGGACGTGTGGTCACACGTCTAGCTTACGAACACTTCGGCCTGACGCCGACCGATGCCGTCGTGGCGCCGTCGCTTGACGACAGGCGACAGGAGGGCGATGCATGA
- the ybgC gene encoding tol-pal system-associated acyl-CoA thioesterase, which translates to MSGFTHTLKVYIEDTDAGGIVYYVNYLKYMERARSEWLNHHGLTQRDLLAQGIQLVVHQLECRYAKPAHLDDELHISADVVESTACRATFAQTVTRRGERLCEARVDIVCLEASRLKPVRWPDALQPLMHG; encoded by the coding sequence ATGAGCGGTTTCACGCATACGCTCAAGGTCTATATCGAAGACACCGACGCCGGCGGCATCGTCTATTACGTCAACTATCTAAAATATATGGAGCGGGCACGCAGCGAGTGGCTCAACCACCACGGCCTGACCCAGCGCGACTTGCTCGCACAGGGTATCCAACTGGTCGTGCATCAATTGGAATGCCGTTATGCCAAGCCCGCCCACCTCGACGACGAACTGCACATCTCGGCGGACGTCGTCGAATCCACTGCCTGCCGCGCGACCTTCGCCCAGACAGTGACACGTCGCGGGGAACGACTGTGCGAGGCCCGGGTGGACATCGTCTGCCTGGAGGCTTCTCGGCTTAAACCCGTGCGTTGGCCGGATGCGCTGCAGCCGCTGATGCACGGATAA
- the tolQ gene encoding protein TolQ, protein MSIPHLIMNASLIVQLVMLLLLAASIASWIIIFQRSIALRRAEKAYQDFEDSFWSGVDLNDLYRDLPAEQESHGAEHVFRSGFREFNRLMPKTNSTDAVLEGVQRGQRVALSREEDRLQLHLTFLATVASASPYIGLFGTVWGIMGSFQSLSMAQQATLSTVAPWIAEALVATAMGLFAAIPAVIFYNRLSAHAGRLLGKYENFAEEFHAILHRNLQGRSEREAS, encoded by the coding sequence ATGTCCATTCCGCACCTGATCATGAACGCCAGCCTGATCGTTCAACTGGTCATGCTCCTGCTCCTGGCTGCCTCAATAGCCTCCTGGATCATAATTTTCCAGCGCAGCATCGCGCTGCGTCGCGCCGAAAAGGCCTATCAGGATTTCGAAGACAGTTTCTGGTCCGGCGTTGACCTCAACGACCTTTATCGCGACCTGCCCGCTGAACAAGAATCCCACGGCGCGGAGCACGTTTTCCGCTCCGGTTTTCGCGAATTCAACCGTCTGATGCCCAAGACCAACAGTACCGATGCAGTGCTAGAAGGCGTGCAACGTGGCCAGCGCGTCGCGCTGTCGCGTGAAGAAGACCGCCTGCAGCTGCATCTCACTTTCCTCGCCACGGTCGCTTCGGCAAGCCCTTATATCGGCCTGTTCGGTACCGTATGGGGCATCATGGGGTCATTCCAAAGCTTGTCGATGGCACAGCAGGCTACGCTGTCCACCGTCGCGCCCTGGATTGCGGAGGCGTTGGTCGCTACGGCCATGGGGCTGTTTGCCGCTATTCCCGCGGTGATCTTCTACAACCGGCTATCTGCCCATGCGGGACGCTTGCTCGGCAAATACGAAAACTTCGCCGAGGAATTCCACGCCATCCTGCACCGTAATCTGCAGGGGCGCAGCGAACGCGAAGCATCCTGA
- the tolR gene encoding protein TolR, with protein MYGSYHHRQRRKPMGEINVVPFIDVMLVLLVIFMITAPMLNQGVDVELPQVSSDPIDTEEQEPLIVSVDREGQYFISLGDEETPVALDELGEKVKAMLSRNANTPVMVRGDRNVAYGQIVTLMSTLQGSGVGNVGLISEPPSGEE; from the coding sequence ATGTACGGATCTTATCATCATCGCCAGCGGCGCAAGCCGATGGGCGAGATCAATGTCGTGCCGTTCATCGATGTGATGCTGGTGCTGTTGGTGATCTTCATGATCACCGCCCCCATGCTCAATCAGGGAGTCGATGTCGAACTGCCGCAGGTGTCGTCCGACCCCATCGATACCGAGGAGCAAGAGCCACTGATCGTGTCGGTGGATCGTGAGGGGCAGTATTTCATTTCCCTGGGAGATGAAGAGACCCCTGTCGCCCTCGATGAACTCGGGGAAAAGGTCAAGGCCATGCTAAGCCGAAATGCGAACACACCGGTCATGGTGCGTGGTGATCGTAATGTTGCCTACGGTCAGATCGTAACGTTGATGAGTACGCTGCAAGGGTCGGGAGTAGGCAACGTCGGGCTTATCTCCGAACCTCCTTCCGGTGAAGAGTGA
- the tolA gene encoding cell envelope integrity protein TolA translates to MAKRERRVGYGWPVLLAIGVHVAALMLTIIKWPESESDPTSSSVVQATLVRAETATDQPQQTEDSTPPAAQPEPEEDAPEPEESTPSESSEEPAADNEAEVTDSAVEEAKAEAQRLQEEAQRAAEQRAEAEQQRQEEAEAERQRQEEAEAERQRQEEAEAERQRQEEAEAERKRQEEAEAERQRQEEAEAERRRQEEAEAERKRQEEAEAERKRQQELAERAAQANDSSLDSMISDEEQSIANAEQAREAANGFKNLVRRYVEQNWNVPSNASSELRAIVRIQLLPTGELVSATITQSSGNSTFDHSVINAVEKAAPFREMRELDASVKGQFREFNLDFNPEDIR, encoded by the coding sequence ATGGCGAAACGTGAACGCCGTGTAGGCTATGGCTGGCCAGTGCTGTTGGCCATTGGTGTGCATGTGGCGGCACTGATGCTCACCATCATCAAATGGCCGGAAAGCGAGTCCGACCCAACCTCTTCATCGGTGGTCCAGGCGACGCTCGTTCGCGCTGAAACGGCGACGGACCAACCCCAGCAAACCGAGGATTCCACTCCGCCGGCTGCTCAGCCGGAACCGGAAGAAGACGCGCCGGAACCCGAGGAATCGACACCTTCCGAATCGTCCGAGGAACCAGCGGCCGATAACGAGGCCGAGGTGACGGATAGCGCAGTGGAAGAAGCCAAAGCCGAAGCACAGCGCTTGCAGGAAGAAGCGCAACGCGCGGCGGAACAGCGAGCCGAAGCCGAGCAGCAACGCCAGGAAGAAGCTGAAGCCGAGAGGCAGCGCCAGGAGGAAGCCGAAGCTGAGCGGCAACGCCAGGAGGAAGCCGAAGCTGAGCGGCAACGCCAGGAGGAAGCTGAAGCTGAGCGGAAGCGCCAAGAAGAAGCCGAAGCTGAGCGGCAGCGCCAGGAAGAAGCTGAAGCTGAGCGGAGGCGCCAGGAAGAAGCTGAAGCCGAGCGGAAGCGCCAAGAAGAAGCCGAAGCCGAGCGGAAGCGCCAGCAAGAGCTTGCCGAACGAGCGGCTCAGGCCAATGATTCATCACTGGACAGCATGATCAGTGATGAAGAACAATCCATTGCCAATGCCGAGCAGGCTCGGGAAGCCGCCAATGGCTTCAAGAACCTGGTTCGCCGATACGTCGAGCAAAACTGGAATGTACCGTCCAATGCGTCGTCGGAGTTACGCGCCATCGTGCGAATCCAATTACTGCCCACTGGCGAGCTGGTAAGCGCCACGATCACTCAAAGCAGTGGCAATTCCACTTTCGACCATTCCGTGATCAATGCCGTCGAAAAGGCGGCGCCGTTCCGTGAGATGCGCGAACTCGACGCTTCGGTAAAAGGTCAGTTCCGTGAATTCAATCTGGACTTCAACCCAGAGGATATCCGCTGA
- the tolB gene encoding Tol-Pal system beta propeller repeat protein TolB codes for MKRLKLWTAALLLMLCAGVAHAELTIEITKGSDQAIPIAIVPMEGGDELPQEVSRIVGNDLERSGRFEPLSRDSLISRPSSSDDVYYQDWQQLDSDYLVVGKVENQDGQYRIQYELLDVNGEDRMLGEVVTSSRDQLRDSAHYISDQIFEEITGIRGAFSTSIAYVTANGVDDNIKYTLNIADSDGHNNQEILSSDEPIMSPAWSPDGRKLAYVSFETGRPSIYVQNLSTGQRIQLTSFEGINGAPAWSPDGRKLAMSLSKDGQPEIYVMDVGSRNLTRLTHSDAIDTEPEWAPDGRSLIFTSDRSGNPQIYRYNLGEEQAKRITFTGSYNSRGRFNPDGDAIFMVTRDDDGFHIARQDLDTDRMTVLTDSNWDESPSVAPNGTMVIFATQEGTRGVLGAVSDDGSASFRLPSPQGDVREPAWSPFLD; via the coding sequence ATGAAACGACTCAAGCTTTGGACAGCCGCGCTGCTGCTGATGTTATGTGCCGGTGTGGCGCATGCCGAGCTGACCATCGAAATCACCAAGGGCAGCGATCAGGCCATCCCCATTGCCATCGTGCCGATGGAAGGGGGGGATGAACTACCACAGGAGGTCTCGCGCATCGTCGGCAATGACCTGGAACGCAGTGGTCGTTTCGAGCCATTGTCGCGTGATTCGCTGATCTCTCGTCCCAGCAGCAGCGATGATGTTTACTATCAGGATTGGCAGCAGCTGGATAGCGACTACCTGGTGGTAGGCAAGGTCGAGAACCAAGATGGCCAGTACCGTATCCAATATGAGCTTCTGGACGTCAATGGCGAAGATCGCATGCTCGGCGAGGTCGTAACCTCCAGTCGCGATCAACTGCGCGACAGCGCGCACTATATCAGCGATCAGATTTTTGAAGAGATCACCGGGATTCGTGGCGCTTTCTCGACGAGCATCGCCTATGTCACGGCCAATGGAGTCGATGACAACATCAAATATACTTTGAACATCGCCGATTCCGACGGGCACAACAATCAGGAAATTCTCTCCTCGGATGAACCCATCATGTCGCCGGCGTGGTCACCGGACGGTCGCAAGCTGGCCTATGTCTCGTTCGAGACGGGGCGGCCCTCCATCTATGTTCAGAATCTTTCGACAGGGCAGCGTATCCAGTTGACCTCTTTCGAAGGAATCAACGGTGCACCGGCGTGGTCACCGGATGGACGCAAGTTGGCAATGTCGCTTTCCAAGGATGGCCAGCCGGAGATCTACGTCATGGATGTAGGCTCGCGGAATCTCACGCGCCTGACACATAGCGATGCGATCGATACCGAACCCGAGTGGGCGCCGGACGGCCGTAGCCTGATTTTCACCTCCGACCGTAGTGGCAATCCGCAGATCTATCGCTACAACTTGGGTGAAGAGCAGGCCAAACGGATCACCTTCACTGGTAGCTATAATTCACGTGGCCGTTTCAACCCGGACGGTGATGCGATATTTATGGTGACCCGTGACGACGACGGTTTCCACATTGCTCGCCAGGATCTGGATACCGATCGCATGACGGTTCTCACCGATTCCAACTGGGACGAATCTCCCAGTGTCGCGCCGAATGGCACCATGGTAATCTTCGCCACGCAAGAAGGGACCCGCGGTGTATTGGGGGCCGTATCGGACGATGGTAGTGCTTCCTTCCGGCTGCCGTCGCCGCAAGGGGACGTGCGCGAACCTGCATGGTCACCCTTTTTAGACTAA
- the pal gene encoding peptidoglycan-associated lipoprotein Pal codes for MQFKPYAQGLAVAISLAVLAGCSSTGGTQDGSMDGTSGTGAGGSDSASSQGMESGQGTSGSEMGDRNAIPEERTIYFAFDRDTIRPEFESVLEAHAQYLKNHPNTDVVLEGHADERGTREYNLGLGERRAQAVEQYLSVEGVSSSQVEIVSYGEERPAARGHDEESYAQNRRVVFSY; via the coding sequence ATGCAATTCAAACCATATGCTCAAGGCCTCGCCGTCGCCATTTCACTCGCCGTTCTCGCGGGTTGTTCCAGCACTGGCGGCACGCAGGATGGCAGCATGGATGGCACGTCCGGAACAGGCGCCGGTGGCTCAGACTCCGCCTCCAGCCAAGGCATGGAAAGTGGACAAGGCACTTCAGGCAGCGAGATGGGCGACCGCAATGCCATTCCTGAAGAGCGCACTATCTACTTTGCCTTCGACCGCGACACTATTCGTCCGGAATTCGAGTCAGTACTCGAAGCGCATGCTCAATATCTCAAGAATCACCCCAACACCGATGTCGTCTTGGAAGGGCATGCCGACGAGCGTGGCACCCGCGAGTACAACCTGGGGTTGGGTGAGCGTCGTGCGCAAGCCGTCGAGCAGTACCTAAGCGTGGAAGGCGTCTCGTCGTCACAGGTCGAAATCGTCAGCTACGGCGAAGAACGTCCTGCGGCACGCGGTCACGATGAAGAGTCGTACGCCCAGAATCGCCGCGTCGTCTTTTCCTACTAA
- the ybgF gene encoding tol-pal system protein YbgF: protein MKHGLKRLCGAGALVLPLSVWAQPSVDDLTDQSDNIYSQTAVREETGGGGGNLALFNQLQDSQREIKQLRGQLEELRYQLEQQKKLSQERFLDLEKRIEDMASRSDSSRDSSGVDSDVAESVTGNADANESPAGGAQEGASGNQGREDYQAAFKKVQARQFDQAIQAFEDFIGDYPNSDLRPNAHYWLGELYSAQSQLDAAAESFQTVIDDYPDSNKVADALYKLGLLKARQGQPDESTTLLERVRDDYPDSNAADMAEDFLNQSD, encoded by the coding sequence ATGAAACACGGTCTGAAAAGACTGTGCGGCGCGGGAGCCCTGGTGCTCCCGCTGTCCGTATGGGCTCAGCCCTCGGTCGATGACTTGACCGACCAGTCCGACAATATCTATAGCCAGACCGCCGTGCGTGAAGAAACGGGCGGCGGTGGCGGCAATCTGGCCTTGTTCAATCAGTTGCAGGACAGCCAGCGCGAGATCAAGCAATTGCGCGGCCAACTCGAGGAACTGCGCTACCAGCTCGAACAGCAGAAGAAACTTTCGCAAGAACGGTTCCTGGATCTGGAAAAGCGCATCGAGGACATGGCGTCGCGCTCTGATTCCTCTCGGGATTCTTCCGGGGTCGATAGCGATGTCGCCGAGTCGGTCACCGGTAATGCCGATGCCAACGAATCGCCAGCAGGTGGCGCTCAAGAGGGCGCGTCAGGCAACCAAGGACGCGAAGATTATCAGGCGGCCTTCAAGAAGGTGCAGGCGCGTCAGTTCGATCAGGCAATCCAGGCCTTCGAAGATTTCATCGGCGACTACCCGAATTCCGATTTACGCCCCAACGCGCACTATTGGCTAGGCGAGCTGTATTCCGCGCAATCGCAATTGGACGCGGCCGCCGAATCTTTCCAGACGGTTATCGATGACTATCCCGACAGCAACAAGGTCGCGGATGCCCTCTACAAACTGGGATTGCTAAAAGCACGCCAAGGCCAGCCCGATGAAAGTACAACGCTCCTCGAGCGCGTCCGCGACGACTATCCTGATAGCAACGCGGCTGACATGGCCGAGGATTTCCTTAACCAGTCAGACTGA
- a CDS encoding YciK family oxidoreductase: MECHIDYHPPANLLEGRVVLVTGAGAGIGRAAARSFAEHGATLVLVGRTLAKLEAVYDEIEAAGGPQPAIFPLNFEGATLKEYRDLAKTLEREFGRLDGLLHNAGLLGELTPFAHYDPELWERVMQVNVTGPVWMTQALLPLLEASRDASVVLTSSSVGRKGRARWGAYSVSKFATEGFMQVLADELEPTSSVRVNTLNPGATRTAMRQGAYPDEDPATLRTPLDIMPTYLWLMGPASRGHTGQAFDAQPPKGVSPGTA, translated from the coding sequence ATGGAATGCCATATCGATTATCATCCGCCAGCGAACCTGCTAGAGGGTCGTGTTGTCCTCGTGACTGGCGCGGGGGCGGGCATCGGGCGTGCTGCCGCGCGCTCTTTTGCCGAACACGGCGCCACTCTGGTACTGGTTGGGCGTACCCTGGCCAAGCTCGAAGCGGTCTATGATGAGATCGAAGCCGCCGGGGGACCGCAACCCGCGATTTTCCCGCTCAACTTCGAGGGTGCGACACTCAAGGAATATCGCGATCTGGCCAAGACACTGGAACGTGAGTTCGGACGTCTCGACGGTCTTCTACACAACGCCGGCTTGCTCGGGGAATTGACGCCTTTCGCGCACTACGACCCGGAACTTTGGGAACGGGTGATGCAGGTCAATGTCACCGGTCCGGTGTGGATGACGCAGGCGTTGCTGCCATTGCTCGAGGCATCCCGCGATGCCTCGGTGGTGCTGACTTCCTCGAGCGTCGGACGTAAAGGCCGCGCGCGCTGGGGCGCGTATTCGGTTTCGAAGTTCGCGACGGAAGGCTTCATGCAGGTGCTGGCCGATGAACTCGAGCCCACTTCGTCGGTACGTGTGAACACTCTTAACCCTGGGGCGACCCGCACGGCCATGCGGCAAGGGGCATATCCTGACGAGGATCCGGCGACATTACGCACACCGCTGGATATCATGCCGACTTACTTGTGGTTGATGGGCCCCGCCAGCCGGGGACATACGGGGCAGGCATTCGACGCTCAGCCGCCCAAAGGTGTGTCACCGGGAACCGCATAA
- a CDS encoding HAD-IA family hydrolase, which produces MSHARPTALLFDLDGTLVDTAPDLAQATNALRTHHGLAPLPYETIRAQVSNGGSALVELALGLAPAHADHGEARRFLLEAYGRDVAVHSRVFPGLAPLLEVWTQTRRPWGIVTNKPRAYAAPLVEALGLTQGVLVAADDLPLKKPDPAPLLEAARRLGVAPGDCWYIGDHLRDMQAARAAGMHAIAVRYGYIGDEEAPDTWPVDRWFETPESLTQALWPGEDETVGRPG; this is translated from the coding sequence ATGAGCCACGCCCGGCCGACGGCGTTGCTTTTCGATCTTGACGGCACGCTCGTCGACACGGCGCCTGATCTGGCGCAAGCCACCAATGCCTTGCGAACACATCACGGACTCGCGCCATTGCCTTACGAGACCATCCGCGCCCAAGTCTCGAACGGCGGCAGTGCCCTAGTGGAGCTGGCGCTGGGATTGGCGCCTGCGCATGCCGATCATGGCGAAGCTCGGCGTTTCCTGCTCGAGGCCTACGGTCGCGACGTCGCCGTGCATAGCCGCGTTTTTCCCGGCCTCGCCCCTCTGCTTGAGGTATGGACCCAAACCCGGCGCCCCTGGGGGATCGTGACCAACAAACCGCGCGCCTATGCCGCGCCCTTGGTCGAGGCGCTGGGGCTGACGCAGGGCGTGTTGGTGGCCGCGGATGACCTGCCGCTCAAGAAACCCGATCCCGCACCACTACTCGAGGCGGCGCGTCGTCTTGGCGTCGCGCCTGGTGATTGCTGGTACATCGGTGATCATCTACGTGACATGCAGGCGGCACGGGCGGCAGGCATGCACGCCATCGCGGTACGTTATGGTTATATCGGCGACGAGGAAGCTCCGGATACCTGGCCGGTGGATCGTTGGTTCGAAACGCCGGAAAGCTTGACCCAAGCGCTTTGGCCCGGCGAAGACGAAACGGTTGGCCGCCCAGGTTGA
- the ubiG gene encoding bifunctional 2-polyprenyl-6-hydroxyphenol methylase/3-demethylubiquinol 3-O-methyltransferase UbiG: MSETFGNNVDHAEIAKFEALASRWWDPESEFKPLHEINPLRLNFIDEQANLAGKTAIDVGCGGGILSEAMAHRGARVTGIDMGEAPLAVARLHQQESEVAVDYRQISAEEMAAQHPGEFDVVTCLEMLEHVPDPAAVVRACATLVKPGGHLFFSTINRNPKAYMFAILGAEYVLQLLPRGTHTYNKFIRPAELSAWCRDAGLRVRRQTGLTYNPVTKRYRLVANDVSVNYMMHCTPEWTGTGETP, from the coding sequence ATGAGCGAGACGTTCGGTAACAACGTGGATCACGCCGAGATCGCCAAGTTCGAAGCGCTTGCCAGCCGCTGGTGGGATCCTGAAAGCGAGTTCAAGCCGCTGCATGAGATTAACCCGCTGCGCCTGAACTTCATCGATGAGCAGGCCAACCTGGCGGGCAAGACCGCCATCGATGTGGGATGCGGTGGCGGCATCCTTAGCGAAGCGATGGCCCATCGCGGTGCTAGGGTCACGGGCATCGACATGGGAGAAGCGCCGCTTGCCGTCGCACGCCTGCATCAGCAGGAAAGTGAGGTGGCGGTCGACTACCGTCAGATCAGCGCCGAGGAAATGGCGGCCCAGCACCCTGGGGAGTTCGATGTCGTCACCTGCCTGGAAATGCTCGAGCATGTTCCCGATCCGGCGGCGGTCGTGCGGGCATGCGCGACGCTGGTCAAACCCGGCGGGCACTTGTTCTTCTCGACCATCAACCGCAATCCCAAGGCGTATATGTTCGCTATTCTAGGCGCCGAGTATGTGCTGCAGCTATTGCCCCGCGGGACGCATACCTACAACAAGTTCATTCGCCCGGCGGAGTTGTCGGCCTGGTGTCGTGACGCCGGGTTACGCGTGCGTCGTCAGACCGGACTGACCTACAACCCCGTGACCAAGCGCTATCGCCTGGTGGCCAACGATGTGTCCGTGAATTACATGATGCACTGCACGCCGGAATGGACGGGCACAGGAGAGACGCCATGA